Proteins encoded in a region of the Elusimicrobiaceae bacterium genome:
- a CDS encoding amino acid permease, giving the protein MLKQLFRTKSVDSILADSHERGHELKKVLGAFDVTMMGIGAIIGAGIFAMIGEAALGASRGYPAGPALMISFLITSVACGFTALCYAEFAAMVPISGSAYTYSYATMGELVAWLIGWDLILEYAIGNVAVAISWAGYFNSLLESTIGMSVPLWLRCDYMSFVKAGSDLTAVPHLFGIPIVFNLLAMLIVLAITWLLVIGIKESARFNHAVVIFKLAILAIFVGAGFYYFDVKNWTPFAPGGLKGIQIGAATIFFAYIGFDAVSTVAEETKNPKRDMPIGIIGSLLACTVIYVLVTAALTGMMPLDALRNGVAEPLATALEYNHASRWLISLISIGAVVATSAVLLVFQIGQPRILFAMSRDGLLPGGLSKVHPKYMTPHVTTIWTGVVVAVGSSVTTLSEMANLCNIGTLFAFVLVCVGIMILRVKDPDRPRPFRVPGGHIIPVLGIAFCIYLMAGLDTMTWLCVDRGRADNLHRVRPASQPPERAAQNERTPNRRTTGLSQRSKNGSRRACAGIRF; this is encoded by the coding sequence ATGCTCAAACAACTGTTCCGCACAAAATCCGTAGACAGCATTCTGGCAGACTCGCACGAACGCGGCCATGAACTTAAAAAAGTGCTGGGCGCGTTTGACGTTACGATGATGGGGATCGGCGCTATTATAGGCGCGGGCATTTTCGCGATGATAGGGGAAGCTGCGCTAGGCGCGTCACGCGGCTATCCGGCCGGGCCGGCCCTGATGATCTCGTTCCTCATCACCTCTGTAGCCTGCGGGTTCACCGCGCTGTGTTACGCGGAATTCGCAGCTATGGTGCCTATCTCCGGCAGCGCCTACACCTATTCCTACGCTACAATGGGCGAGCTGGTGGCCTGGCTGATCGGCTGGGACCTGATTTTGGAATACGCGATCGGCAACGTGGCCGTGGCGATCAGCTGGGCCGGTTATTTCAACAGCCTGCTGGAAAGCACGATCGGGATGTCGGTGCCGCTGTGGCTGCGGTGCGACTACATGTCGTTTGTAAAAGCCGGCAGCGATCTTACGGCGGTTCCGCACCTTTTCGGCATACCCATAGTGTTTAACCTGCTGGCGATGCTGATAGTGCTCGCGATCACCTGGCTGCTGGTTATCGGCATAAAGGAAAGCGCCCGCTTTAACCATGCGGTGGTGATTTTCAAGCTGGCGATTCTGGCGATTTTCGTAGGCGCGGGTTTTTATTATTTCGACGTAAAAAACTGGACCCCTTTCGCGCCGGGCGGACTCAAAGGCATACAGATCGGCGCAGCCACGATTTTCTTCGCCTATATCGGGTTCGACGCGGTTTCAACGGTAGCAGAGGAAACAAAAAATCCGAAACGCGATATGCCGATCGGCATAATCGGCTCCTTGCTGGCCTGCACCGTGATTTATGTGCTGGTTACCGCCGCGCTTACCGGCATGATGCCGCTTGACGCGCTCAGAAACGGTGTTGCCGAACCGCTTGCGACCGCGCTGGAATATAACCACGCCAGCCGCTGGCTGATTTCATTAATAAGCATAGGGGCGGTGGTGGCAACTTCAGCCGTGCTGCTGGTGTTTCAGATCGGGCAGCCGCGCATACTGTTCGCGATGAGCCGAGACGGCCTGCTGCCGGGCGGGCTGTCCAAGGTGCACCCGAAATACATGACCCCCCATGTAACCACAATCTGGACTGGCGTGGTTGTCGCGGTGGGTTCCAGCGTGACCACTCTTTCGGAAATGGCCAACCTCTGCAACATCGGCACGCTGTTCGCGTTTGTGCTTGTCTGCGTCGGCATTATGATACTGAGGGTGAAAGATCCCGACCGGCCCCGTCCGTTCCGTGTACCGGGCGGGCACATTATACCGGTGCTGGGGATCGCGTTCTGTATCTATCTGATGGCCGGGCTGGACACGATGACGTGGCTGTGCGTGGATCGGGGCCGGGCTGATAATTTACACCGTGTACGGCCGGCATCACAGCCGCCTGAACGCGCTGCACAAAACGAAAGAACTCCGAACCGGCGAACCACTGGTTTGAGTCAACGCTCTAAAAACGGATCCCGGCGCGCATGCGCCGGGATCCGTTTTTAG
- a CDS encoding CYTH domain-containing protein, protein MQNSTSCKRRAELEFKWSVPVEAGMRQFAARALACAGHAGPAGHIANLDYYFDTPAQKIAGMGMAMRLRRSSGRYELTVKSATRLENGLARRTETSVPLAARSDAAALREAAARNILRIAPSELAVLFKIHNRRTDYRIKYKTCSAVLSLDDVTIYLAQKAVRMKEIELEFSGGKLADFKRLAAVITGSAGLLPCRMSKVATARAALSVFGG, encoded by the coding sequence ATGCAAAATTCGACGAGCTGTAAGCGCCGGGCCGAGCTGGAATTCAAGTGGTCGGTTCCGGTTGAAGCAGGCATGCGCCAGTTTGCGGCGCGCGCGCTTGCCTGCGCAGGCCATGCCGGACCCGCCGGGCATATCGCAAATCTTGATTACTATTTCGACACTCCCGCCCAAAAGATAGCCGGCATGGGCATGGCGATGCGCCTGCGCCGGTCGTCCGGCAGATACGAATTGACCGTAAAATCCGCCACCAGACTTGAAAACGGACTGGCGCGCCGAACGGAAACCAGCGTTCCGTTAGCCGCCCGTTCCGATGCCGCCGCCTTGCGCGAAGCCGCGGCCCGGAATATTTTGCGGATTGCTCCTTCCGAGCTGGCTGTTCTGTTTAAAATTCACAACCGCCGCACCGATTACCGGATTAAGTATAAAACCTGTTCGGCTGTGTTGAGCCTGGATGATGTAACCATTTATCTGGCGCAGAAAGCCGTGCGCATGAAAGAAATCGAACTGGAATTTAGCGGGGGTAAACTGGCTGATTTCAAACGGCTTGCGGCTGTGATAACGGGCTCGGCGGGGCTGTTGCCGTGCCGGATGTCAAAAGTGGCCACTGCCCGGGCCGCGCTCTCGGTTTTCGGCGGTTGA
- a CDS encoding PilZ domain-containing protein: MKKKEKRQFKRVESRYILNCRKIEENTCGVDAITKDISAAGILFEAPSAYEPGDILHIEMTLPGWELFRGGKAAEDEGLPEDVHSVLATVVRALKHSDGFYEVAVCFNELDDTDKRLLADYFSDRYAKFDEL, from the coding sequence GTGAAAAAAAAGGAAAAGAGACAGTTTAAACGTGTTGAATCGCGGTATATACTTAATTGCCGCAAAATTGAAGAAAACACCTGCGGTGTCGACGCTATCACGAAGGATATCAGCGCGGCGGGCATATTGTTTGAGGCGCCTTCTGCGTACGAGCCGGGCGATATTCTGCATATAGAGATGACGCTTCCCGGCTGGGAGTTGTTCCGCGGCGGCAAAGCCGCAGAGGACGAAGGCTTGCCGGAAGACGTGCATTCGGTGCTTGCAACCGTAGTGCGCGCGCTTAAACATTCCGACGGGTTTTATGAAGTGGCTGTCTGTTTCAACGAGCTGGACGACACCGATAAGCGCCTGCTCGCCGATTACTTTAGCGACCGGTATGCAAAATTCGACGAGCTGTAA
- a CDS encoding metallophosphoesterase, with translation MLFACVPLYGAEIVRGPYMDSVRSDAAAIRFTSDVSTVAWINYGPAPNCEVYMTLSEGLRHNVKIYGLPADKDYCYNVYLTVPDSTNTYKAAEGSFKTLSEPTKNRMDFIVFGNSGSGSGEQFELASQMETFTPDFLIHTGNLTATGNLREADDEFFTPYKRMLLHMPLYAALGPNDYGAQQDSVRNALSNYFQVFETPRPRYYFIDTASARFIFLDTSGIDKAKNAPAISAGSTQIEWLNKVLSKTRVPWKFVVLNHPVYSSGPGGDNNAALRRVLVPIFEKYRVQAVFQGFDHAYERTAPIRTDRKVITDGVRYFTFGAGGIPPLSEQLEENALSEKYIPQFSFGHIIVNGRDFSLTVYNKEGEIIDQTDFKR, from the coding sequence ATGCTATTTGCGTGCGTCCCGCTTTACGGCGCGGAAATCGTGCGTGGACCGTATATGGATTCCGTCAGGTCAGACGCGGCAGCCATAAGGTTCACTTCCGACGTTTCCACCGTGGCCTGGATAAACTACGGGCCCGCGCCTAACTGTGAAGTCTACATGACACTGTCCGAAGGGCTGCGCCATAACGTGAAGATCTACGGACTGCCCGCCGACAAAGACTACTGCTACAACGTTTATCTGACCGTTCCCGACAGCACCAACACGTACAAGGCCGCGGAGGGGTCTTTCAAAACCCTGTCCGAACCGACCAAAAACAGGATGGATTTCATAGTGTTCGGAAATTCCGGCTCCGGTTCCGGCGAACAGTTCGAACTGGCTTCGCAAATGGAAACTTTCACGCCGGATTTTCTGATCCATACCGGCAACCTGACCGCCACCGGCAACCTGCGCGAGGCGGATGATGAATTTTTCACCCCCTACAAACGCATGCTCCTGCACATGCCGCTCTACGCCGCGCTGGGCCCCAATGATTACGGCGCGCAGCAAGACAGTGTCAGAAATGCGCTCAGCAACTATTTCCAGGTTTTCGAAACCCCCAGACCGCGCTATTATTTCATTGATACCGCCAGCGCGCGGTTCATTTTTCTCGACACCTCCGGCATAGACAAAGCAAAAAACGCCCCGGCAATTTCAGCAGGCAGCACGCAGATCGAATGGCTTAACAAAGTGCTTTCAAAAACGCGGGTGCCCTGGAAATTCGTGGTCTTGAACCATCCGGTTTATTCCAGCGGCCCGGGCGGCGACAACAATGCCGCACTGCGGCGGGTTCTCGTCCCGATTTTTGAAAAATACCGCGTGCAGGCCGTTTTCCAGGGCTTTGACCATGCGTATGAGCGAACCGCTCCCATCCGCACCGACCGCAAGGTCATCACTGACGGAGTGCGGTATTTTACGTTCGGCGCGGGCGGCATACCGCCGCTAAGCGAACAGCTGGAAGAAAATGCGCTGAGTGAAAAATATATTCCCCAGTTCAGTTTCGGGCATATTATTGTGAACGGCCGGGATTTCAGCCTCACCGTTTACAACAAAGAAGGCGAGATAATAGACCAGACGGATTTCAAGCGCTAG
- a CDS encoding phosphatidylglycerol lysyltransferase domain-containing protein has protein sequence MSFSFVPLSPSDGTLLSGYFAGQKYRLSSYSPGVVSVWNNCAYSNFFAETPHGLLISEQSVTEPDARWLLLPVGGAEPAPPALAALARSAGIGRYRFVPGGYLERVPAAELEKFFIATRERNCDDYIYRRADLADLSGHRYSKKRNLIRQFEREYLAAGRVSVEPITEPALGDCREFAGEWYRAKSEKFSLWPQDMGCERKAFFQTLANFSVIGVRGIAVRIDGRVRALAIGTGLTADTGVLNFEKAAGDFKGLYQFLDREAARRIFEGYDYISKENDMGDEGLRQAKLSYHPAHIEQSWALDLR, from the coding sequence ATGTCATTTTCCTTCGTGCCGCTTTCTCCTTCTGACGGAACGCTTCTTTCCGGGTATTTCGCCGGGCAGAAATACAGGCTCAGTTCGTATTCGCCGGGCGTGGTTTCCGTATGGAACAACTGCGCTTACAGCAATTTTTTCGCGGAAACCCCGCACGGCCTGCTGATTTCGGAGCAAAGCGTCACGGAACCGGACGCGCGGTGGCTGTTATTGCCGGTCGGCGGAGCGGAACCCGCTCCGCCGGCACTCGCCGCGCTGGCCCGTTCCGCGGGGATCGGCAGGTACCGCTTCGTGCCGGGCGGATATCTGGAACGGGTCCCGGCGGCCGAGCTGGAAAAATTTTTCATTGCAACCCGCGAGCGCAACTGCGACGATTATATCTACCGCCGCGCCGATCTCGCCGATCTCTCCGGTCACCGTTATTCAAAAAAACGCAATCTGATCAGGCAGTTTGAGCGGGAATATCTTGCCGCCGGGCGTGTGTCTGTCGAGCCGATCACCGAACCCGCGCTGGGCGACTGCCGGGAATTCGCCGGGGAATGGTATCGCGCCAAGTCGGAAAAATTTTCGCTCTGGCCGCAGGATATGGGGTGTGAGCGGAAAGCGTTTTTCCAGACGCTGGCCAATTTTTCGGTTATAGGCGTGCGGGGCATTGCGGTGCGGATTGACGGCAGGGTTCGCGCCTTGGCGATCGGGACAGGGCTGACCGCCGATACCGGCGTTCTTAATTTCGAGAAGGCCGCCGGCGATTTCAAGGGACTCTATCAGTTCCTCGACCGCGAGGCGGCGCGCCGTATTTTCGAGGGTTATGACTATATCAGCAAGGAAAACGATATGGGCGACGAGGGCCTGCGGCAGGCCAAACTTTCCTATCATCCCGCGCATATCGAGCA
- a CDS encoding GNAT family N-acetyltransferase: MKLRYDFIAGPDDKTLHEIMSLFEESGWAEGEPAEFYRRMIGGSVCFLIARYGGETVGMARAIGDGVNDAYIQDVFVAPACRRRGIAAELVRRLVAELKTRGLSWIALVASGGTDSLYRRCGFEKMRDCTPMIHGSAVY; this comes from the coding sequence ATGAAGCTGCGGTATGATTTCATTGCCGGGCCGGACGATAAAACACTGCATGAAATAATGTCGCTTTTCGAAGAAAGCGGCTGGGCCGAGGGTGAGCCGGCTGAATTTTACCGCCGCATGATCGGCGGGTCGGTATGTTTTCTGATCGCGCGGTATGGCGGGGAAACCGTCGGTATGGCGCGCGCCATAGGCGACGGCGTTAACGACGCCTATATTCAGGATGTGTTTGTGGCGCCGGCCTGCCGCCGCAGGGGAATTGCCGCCGAACTGGTGAGAAGGCTGGTGGCTGAACTGAAGACGCGCGGGCTGAGCTGGATCGCGCTTGTGGCGTCCGGCGGCACGGACTCGCTGTACCGCCGCTGCGGGTTTGAAAAAATGAGGGACTGCACTCCCATGATTCACGGCAGCGCCGTTTACTGA
- a CDS encoding ROK family protein: protein MNSRKQVFRAGIDLGGTKITVSVLDRNYKPLATAQARNVSEEGRAYLLETTTGLLDRALAECGLETKDLASTGIACPGVVNEDLTTVIGSPTLPFLSGYALASQIGKRTGVPTIVANDVNMGLYGEHQFGAARGLRHAVGIFLETGIGGALILDGKLYCGAFGAAGEFGHIFMNDMSPRCGCGNYGCLEALASRTAISAEAATLAARGEAPALLNLSGGDVRRITSKVLKLAIDQGDAAIAALIRRKTDLIGIALGSVINIIDPQAVIVGGKMVEVMPELVLEPITASINRFTYCATFKRKVKLLKASLGTSATMLGAAKMSEEKFR, encoded by the coding sequence ATGAACTCGCGTAAGCAGGTTTTCCGGGCCGGGATAGATCTCGGCGGCACCAAAATCACGGTTTCAGTTCTTGATCGCAACTACAAACCTCTGGCGACGGCGCAGGCCCGCAATGTGTCAGAGGAAGGCCGTGCCTATCTGCTGGAAACAACCACCGGCCTGCTCGACCGCGCGCTCGCCGAATGCGGGCTTGAAACTAAAGATCTGGCTTCGACAGGCATCGCCTGTCCGGGTGTGGTGAACGAAGATCTGACTACCGTGATCGGCTCGCCCACGCTGCCGTTTCTTTCCGGCTACGCGCTCGCCTCGCAGATTGGAAAACGGACCGGCGTGCCCACCATTGTCGCCAACGACGTGAACATGGGCCTGTACGGGGAACACCAGTTCGGCGCGGCGAGAGGCCTGCGCCACGCGGTCGGAATTTTTCTTGAAACAGGGATCGGCGGCGCGCTTATTCTGGACGGAAAACTTTATTGCGGCGCGTTCGGCGCGGCGGGCGAATTCGGTCATATTTTCATGAACGACATGAGCCCCAGATGCGGCTGCGGAAATTACGGGTGCCTGGAGGCTCTGGCCAGCCGCACCGCTATTTCCGCCGAAGCCGCCACTCTGGCTGCGCGCGGCGAAGCTCCCGCGCTCTTAAACCTTTCAGGCGGCGACGTGCGCCGCATAACCAGCAAGGTGCTCAAACTGGCGATTGACCAGGGTGACGCGGCTATAGCCGCGCTTATCCGCCGTAAAACCGACCTGATCGGAATCGCGCTCGGCAGCGTCATAAACATTATTGATCCGCAGGCGGTTATTGTCGGCGGCAAGATGGTTGAAGTCATGCCGGAGCTGGTGCTTGAACCCATCACCGCCAGCATTAACAGATTCACCTACTGCGCCACTTTCAAACGGAAAGTGAAACTGCTAAAAGCAAGCCTGGGCACCAGCGCGACGATGCTGGGCGCGGCAAAAATGTCCGAAGAAAAGTTCCGATAA
- a CDS encoding citrate/2-methylcitrate synthase gives MKPEIFSRDTTAIVYGNQQKAIQRMLDFDYVCRRETPSVAAIVNPGKKGFSKLFFGKKEIIIPNYPDTRSAAEAHPGADAFINFASFRSSYETTIEALNIKTIRSVTVIAEGVPERRAREIAALAQKLDKMVIGPATVGGIKAGCFKIANTAGTLDNIIESKLHRPGSVGFVSKSGGLSNECYNIIARNTDGLYEGIAIGGDAYPGSTLLTHIMRYEAIPEVKMIAALGEIGGTEELKIVEALKAGKIKKPLVIWVSGTCAKLFPAGVQFGHAGAKANSSLETADAKNEALRKAGAVVPDSFDDYGEKINATYKKLVRKGVIKPAEEIIPPVVPMDFADALKEGKIRKPTAFISTISNDKKSELEYNNMPISKVIGEDMGVGGVIGLLWFKRKLPAYARKYLDIVLMLTADHGPAVSGAHNAIVASRAGKDIISSLASGLLTIGPRFGGAIDGAAQNFKRAREAGLTPEQFVRDMKKKNIAIPGIGHKVKSVTNPDMRVTMLKAYVKKNFKTTPLLDYALEVEKLTTAKKGNLILNVDGCIGITFVDFLTSSGLFKKEEIDEMIGLGCLNALFVVGRSIGLFGHIFDQKRLKQGLYRTPYEDIAYMTDM, from the coding sequence AAGGTTTTTCGAAGCTGTTTTTCGGGAAAAAGGAAATCATCATTCCCAATTACCCGGACACCCGGTCGGCGGCGGAAGCGCATCCCGGGGCTGACGCGTTCATCAACTTCGCGTCGTTCCGCAGCTCGTATGAAACGACGATTGAGGCTCTCAATATCAAGACGATCAGGTCGGTGACGGTAATCGCCGAGGGTGTGCCGGAGCGGCGCGCCCGCGAAATCGCCGCGCTGGCACAGAAGCTCGACAAGATGGTTATCGGGCCCGCTACGGTGGGCGGTATCAAGGCCGGCTGCTTTAAAATCGCCAACACCGCCGGCACGCTCGATAACATCATCGAATCGAAGCTGCACCGGCCCGGTTCGGTCGGGTTTGTTTCCAAATCGGGCGGCCTGTCAAATGAATGCTATAACATCATCGCCCGCAACACCGACGGTCTGTACGAGGGCATTGCGATCGGCGGGGACGCCTATCCCGGCTCGACCCTGCTGACCCACATTATGCGCTACGAGGCGATCCCGGAAGTCAAGATGATCGCCGCGCTGGGCGAAATCGGCGGCACGGAAGAACTCAAGATCGTGGAAGCGTTAAAGGCCGGCAAGATCAAAAAGCCGCTCGTGATCTGGGTTTCCGGCACCTGCGCCAAACTGTTTCCCGCCGGGGTGCAGTTCGGGCACGCGGGCGCGAAAGCGAACTCGTCGCTTGAAACGGCCGACGCCAAGAACGAGGCCCTGCGCAAAGCGGGCGCGGTGGTGCCGGACTCGTTCGATGATTACGGTGAAAAAATCAACGCCACCTATAAAAAGCTTGTCAGAAAAGGCGTAATCAAGCCGGCGGAAGAGATTATTCCCCCGGTCGTTCCGATGGATTTCGCCGACGCGCTTAAAGAAGGCAAGATCCGCAAGCCGACGGCGTTTATCAGCACCATTTCCAACGACAAGAAGAGCGAACTTGAGTATAACAATATGCCCATTTCCAAGGTTATCGGCGAGGATATGGGCGTGGGCGGCGTTATCGGGCTTTTGTGGTTCAAGCGCAAGCTGCCGGCGTACGCGCGCAAATACCTTGATATCGTGTTAATGCTTACCGCGGACCATGGCCCGGCGGTTTCCGGCGCGCATAACGCGATTGTGGCGTCGCGCGCGGGCAAAGACATTATTTCGTCGCTGGCGTCGGGCCTGCTCACGATCGGTCCCCGCTTCGGCGGCGCGATTGACGGTGCGGCCCAGAACTTCAAGCGCGCCCGCGAAGCCGGGCTCACGCCCGAGCAGTTTGTGCGCGACATGAAAAAGAAAAACATTGCCATTCCCGGAATCGGCCACAAGGTGAAAAGCGTGACCAACCCCGATATGCGCGTGACGATGCTCAAGGCGTATGTGAAGAAAAACTTCAAAACCACGCCGCTGCTCGACTATGCGCTGGAAGTCGAGAAGCTGACCACCGCCAAGAAAGGCAACCTCATACTTAACGTTGACGGCTGCATAGGCATCACGTTTGTGGATTTTCTGACCAGCAGCGGTCTGTTCAAGAAAGAAGAGATTGACGAAATGATCGGGCTCGGCTGTCTTAACGCGCTGTTCGTGGTGGGCCGGTCCATAGGTCTTTTCGGCCATATCTTCGACCAGAAGCGGCTGAAGCAGGGCCTCTATCGCACGCCGTACGAAGATATCGCTTACATGACCGACATGTAA
- a CDS encoding GspE/PulE family protein: MANTDINFKMDQNLFSLVNSVMAQSKGANPNELATRVSGLILSYCVKEGASDIHIEPLANDVTIRMRVDGMLRDLIKYPKTNLPITARIRVLSGFPPQAATAYSPEDGRFQAMVDGRAVQFRVSSFPTMHGEKLVVRVLDIGKGKVSLESLGFTVQTLKKLRSMIKTPSGMFIVAGLTGSGKTTTLCSILQELSSPELNIMTVEDPVEYEIERVTHSQINGKAGFSFAEALRCILRQDPNIIMLGEIRDKETAEIALRAATSGHMIFSTVHAATTIGVVHRFLSMDIEPYMVGSTLTGVLAQRLVRRVCSKCAEPTAPDANFFAELIKELGPAQTNAVSELIKSTGGRFLKAKGCPECAFTGYRGRIGIFELLPVTAKTRELIMTGGKTNFAEIHANALASGMKPMIIDAIEKLWMGVTTQEEIARTLSGKM, encoded by the coding sequence ATGGCGAATACCGATATCAATTTTAAAATGGACCAGAACCTTTTTTCTTTGGTAAATTCCGTTATGGCCCAGTCAAAAGGCGCCAATCCCAACGAATTAGCGACAAGGGTGTCAGGGCTGATCCTGTCTTACTGCGTTAAAGAAGGCGCCAGCGATATCCATATCGAGCCGCTGGCCAACGACGTGACGATCAGAATGCGGGTTGACGGCATGCTGCGCGATCTTATCAAATACCCGAAAACCAATCTGCCGATCACAGCCAGAATAAGGGTATTATCCGGTTTTCCCCCGCAGGCGGCGACAGCCTATTCGCCGGAAGACGGCCGCTTTCAGGCTATGGTTGACGGGCGGGCGGTTCAGTTCCGCGTGTCGTCGTTTCCCACCATGCACGGCGAGAAACTCGTTGTGCGCGTACTCGATATCGGGAAAGGCAAGGTAAGTCTGGAATCTCTGGGTTTTACCGTGCAGACGCTGAAAAAACTGCGCAGCATGATCAAGACGCCCAGCGGAATGTTCATTGTGGCGGGTCTGACCGGGTCGGGCAAAACCACCACTTTATGCAGTATTTTGCAGGAATTAAGCTCGCCGGAACTCAATATCATGACAGTTGAAGACCCCGTGGAGTATGAAATAGAACGGGTCACCCATTCCCAGATCAACGGGAAAGCCGGCTTCAGCTTTGCGGAAGCGCTGCGCTGTATTCTCCGGCAGGATCCGAACATAATCATGCTGGGCGAAATCCGCGACAAGGAAACCGCCGAAATCGCGCTGCGCGCGGCGACCAGCGGCCACATGATTTTCAGCACCGTGCACGCCGCCACCACAATAGGAGTGGTGCACCGGTTTCTGAGCATGGATATTGAACCTTATATGGTCGGCTCCACTCTTACCGGCGTACTGGCACAGCGGCTGGTTCGCAGAGTATGCTCAAAATGCGCCGAGCCGACCGCGCCGGACGCCAACTTTTTCGCCGAACTGATCAAAGAACTTGGCCCGGCTCAGACAAACGCCGTTTCCGAACTGATAAAAAGCACGGGCGGACGGTTTCTCAAAGCCAAAGGCTGCCCCGAATGCGCGTTCACGGGCTACCGCGGCCGGATAGGCATTTTCGAACTGCTGCCGGTAACTGCGAAAACCCGTGAATTGATAATGACCGGCGGAAAAACCAATTTCGCGGAAATACACGCCAATGCGCTGGCGTCCGGCATGAAACCGATGATCATTGACGCCATTGAAAAACTCTGGATGGGCGTAACCACGCAGGAAGAAATAGCCCGAACCTTAAGCGGCAAAATGTAA